The proteins below are encoded in one region of Methylobacillus flagellatus KT:
- the msbA gene encoding lipid A export permease/ATP-binding protein MsbA: MSKTALGKANASVQSARALYLRLLKYAARYWVAFLISIIALVTFSATNTGFLATIKLVTDAGFVNQDSTKLHLLPFMLFGLLAIRALAGFISNFAMRWVARRVVENLRQDTFRRLMSLPVSFFDAVSAGVVTSKLTYDTEQMAGAATKVAMSAVRDTLTILGMVGYMLYLDWQLTLIFAVVAPAMAWYLKSMTPKLRSSGKAVQQTMGEMTKVIEEAVSGQRMVKIFGGGDYEYQRFTKVAGKNRHMQIRLARFSGLNSMVVELLAGVALALVVFYAVGKFSAGEFAAFIGALLMLIGPVKTLTSLNEELQVGLAAAHSVFELIDSIPEVDEGHEEIGRAEGSIVFENVTLQYPSAQRPALLDLNFTVKPGEKIALVGRSGGGKTTLVNLLPRFYEVQQGRVLIDGVDVRNMSLKSLRQQFSLVSQDVILFNDTVFNNIAYGVLRNASEEDVIAAAKAAHAWDFIQQLPNGLQSEIGDRGVRLSGGQRQRLAIARAILKNAPILLLDEATSALDTESERHVQAALDELMQNRTSIVIAHRLSTIENADRIMVMEQGRIIEGGSHEELLALDGHYAKLYRKQFH; the protein is encoded by the coding sequence ATGTCTAAAACTGCACTTGGGAAGGCTAATGCCTCCGTGCAAAGTGCGCGGGCTCTTTATCTGCGCCTCCTCAAATATGCAGCCCGTTACTGGGTAGCATTCCTGATCAGCATCATTGCGCTAGTGACTTTCTCAGCGACGAATACCGGATTTCTTGCCACCATCAAGCTTGTTACCGATGCAGGATTCGTCAATCAGGACTCGACCAAGCTGCACCTGCTCCCGTTTATGCTGTTTGGGTTGCTGGCAATCCGGGCGCTAGCGGGGTTCATCTCCAACTTTGCCATGCGCTGGGTGGCCCGGCGGGTGGTGGAAAACCTGCGCCAGGATACGTTTCGTCGCCTGATGAGTTTGCCCGTCAGTTTCTTTGATGCTGTGTCGGCTGGCGTCGTGACTTCCAAGCTGACCTATGACACAGAGCAGATGGCGGGTGCCGCGACTAAGGTGGCCATGAGTGCCGTGCGTGATACGCTGACTATTCTTGGTATGGTGGGGTACATGCTGTATCTGGATTGGCAGCTGACCCTGATTTTCGCGGTCGTGGCTCCTGCCATGGCATGGTACCTCAAGAGCATGACACCAAAGTTACGTAGTTCGGGCAAGGCTGTGCAGCAGACCATGGGGGAAATGACCAAGGTCATCGAGGAAGCTGTGTCCGGTCAACGGATGGTGAAAATTTTTGGCGGCGGTGATTACGAGTACCAGCGCTTCACCAAAGTGGCAGGCAAGAATCGCCATATGCAAATACGCCTGGCGCGGTTTTCTGGCTTGAACAGCATGGTGGTCGAGTTGCTGGCGGGCGTGGCTTTGGCGCTGGTGGTATTTTATGCAGTGGGGAAATTTAGCGCCGGCGAGTTTGCAGCTTTCATCGGTGCTTTGCTGATGCTGATTGGACCAGTGAAGACATTGACCAGTTTGAATGAGGAGCTGCAGGTGGGGTTGGCAGCCGCTCATAGTGTGTTTGAGCTGATTGACAGCATCCCGGAAGTCGATGAGGGACATGAGGAGATCGGTCGCGCCGAGGGTAGCATTGTGTTTGAGAATGTGACACTGCAATATCCTTCCGCCCAACGTCCTGCCTTGCTTGATCTCAATTTCACAGTCAAGCCGGGTGAGAAAATTGCTTTGGTCGGCCGCTCCGGCGGCGGCAAGACCACCTTGGTCAACCTGCTGCCACGCTTCTATGAGGTGCAGCAGGGACGTGTGCTGATCGATGGTGTAGACGTTCGGAACATGAGCCTGAAAAGCTTGCGTCAGCAATTTTCCTTGGTCAGCCAGGATGTGATTCTCTTCAACGATACTGTGTTCAACAATATTGCTTATGGTGTGCTACGCAACGCCAGTGAGGAGGACGTGATTGCTGCTGCCAAGGCGGCGCATGCCTGGGATTTCATTCAGCAATTGCCCAACGGTCTGCAAAGCGAGATCGGTGATCGAGGCGTACGCTTGTCCGGCGGGCAGCGCCAGCGTCTGGCCATTGCGCGTGCGATCCTCAAGAATGCTCCCATTCTGTTATTGGATGAAGCGACATCTGCACTGGACACGGAGTCCGAGCGCCATGTGCAGGCAGCGCTGGACGAGTTGATGCAGAACCGAACCTCAATTGTGATTGCCCATAGACTGTCGACCATAGAAAACGCGGATCGCATTATGGTGATGGAGCAGGGGAGGATTATCGAAGGAGGAAGCCATGAGGAATTGCTGGCTCTGGATGGACATTACGCCAAGCTTTATCGTAAACAATTTCACTAG
- a CDS encoding MotA/TolQ/ExbB proton channel family protein — translation MWEIIKAAGWPIWPLIFASIVAVAIIIERLLALREQQIVPKALLPEVQNWLSQGRAGVTAEALARLEKHSMLGTVFASALKNLGAPREVMKEAVEESGRAVAHKLEKYLTTLGTIATVAPLLGLLGTVIGMVELFGAFTATGHDVAQFARGISVALYNTAGGIVVAVPAMIFYRHFRGKIDGFIVEMEQEAVKLVEIIHGERKE, via the coding sequence GTGTGGGAAATCATTAAAGCGGCAGGATGGCCGATATGGCCGCTGATCTTTGCTTCAATCGTTGCAGTAGCCATCATCATTGAACGTCTGCTCGCCTTGCGCGAACAACAGATTGTCCCCAAGGCTTTATTGCCCGAGGTGCAGAACTGGCTGAGCCAGGGGCGCGCAGGTGTGACGGCGGAAGCCCTGGCCAGGCTGGAAAAGCATTCAATGCTGGGCACTGTGTTCGCCAGTGCGTTGAAGAATCTGGGGGCGCCGCGAGAGGTAATGAAAGAGGCGGTTGAAGAGTCTGGTCGCGCCGTAGCACACAAACTGGAGAAGTATCTGACCACGTTGGGAACGATTGCGACGGTGGCTCCACTGCTTGGCCTGCTTGGCACCGTGATCGGGATGGTAGAGTTATTTGGTGCCTTTACCGCAACAGGGCATGATGTCGCGCAATTTGCACGCGGCATTTCCGTTGCGCTTTACAATACCGCGGGTGGTATTGTGGTAGCAGTGCCGGCCATGATTTTCTATCGCCACTTTCGTGGCAAGATTGACGGTTTCATCGTCGAGATGGAACAGGAAGCAGTCAAGCTGGTCGAAATCATTCATGGCGAGCGCAAGGAATGA
- the kdsB gene encoding 3-deoxy-manno-octulosonate cytidylyltransferase, translated as MSFKVVIPARYASSRLPGKPLLDIAGKPMVVRVIERSLASGAAEVVVATDHERIQEAVSSYGYDVMMTSADHASGTDRIAEVVQQRGWEDDTIVVNVQGDEPLIDPRLIGEVAGNLSAHAEASMATACHVLHDTPSILNPNIVKVVLDQQGHALYFSRAPIPYPRDAFAANQDIPPGMPIYRHIGIYAYRAGFLRAYAALTPSAIEYFESLEQLRVLWHGYKISVEITEKAPASGVDTEADLAYVRSVVISGESKLL; from the coding sequence GTGTCGTTTAAGGTGGTGATTCCCGCCCGGTATGCCAGCAGCCGCTTGCCCGGGAAGCCGCTACTGGATATTGCCGGCAAGCCGATGGTCGTGCGAGTCATTGAACGGTCTCTTGCGAGCGGTGCGGCCGAGGTTGTCGTGGCGACAGATCACGAGCGCATCCAGGAGGCTGTATCGAGTTATGGCTATGACGTAATGATGACTAGTGCGGATCATGCATCCGGTACAGACCGGATTGCCGAAGTGGTGCAACAACGCGGTTGGGAGGATGACACGATTGTCGTCAATGTGCAGGGCGATGAACCCTTGATCGATCCGCGGCTGATCGGGGAAGTGGCTGGCAACCTGTCTGCTCACGCTGAAGCTTCCATGGCAACTGCGTGCCATGTCCTGCATGACACACCATCCATATTGAATCCCAATATTGTCAAAGTCGTCCTTGATCAGCAAGGGCATGCGCTTTACTTCAGTCGTGCTCCCATCCCTTACCCAAGAGATGCTTTTGCTGCTAATCAGGATATCCCACCTGGTATGCCTATCTACCGCCATATAGGTATTTATGCATACCGTGCGGGATTCTTGCGTGCATATGCAGCATTGACCCCTTCCGCGATAGAGTATTTTGAGTCTCTGGAACAATTGCGCGTCCTGTGGCACGGATACAAAATTAGCGTCGAAATTACGGAAAAGGCGCCAGCGAGCGGTGTAGATACAGAAGCTGACCTCGCATATGTGCGTTCTGTCGTTATTAGTGGTGAAAGCAAGCTGCTATGA
- the lpxK gene encoding tetraacyldisaccharide 4'-kinase: MGQSFSRWLERQWYGHTGWQLILRPFSWLFYILIALRRLAYRLRLFKSLKLSVPVIIVGNINVGGTGKTPFVIWLVQQLRQNGWYPGIISRGYGGKSIHTHQVTKDSLPQEVGDEPVLLVQRTGLPLYVGRKRTRAARHLLRDYPECNLIISDDGLQHYALERDMEIVIIDGERIFGNGQLLPAGPLREPSSRLEDVDAVVFNGGPPAAGGYLMQLIPEDLRKVSAPQERMALNELIGQHVHAVAGIGNPQRFFGQLEQLGLVVEAHPFPDHHAYTEDDFEFAKDDIVLMTEKDAVKCIAFARENWWFMPISAEIDRALAEKILARLTRLMEKEI, encoded by the coding sequence ATGGGCCAGTCTTTCAGCAGGTGGCTGGAGAGACAGTGGTACGGGCATACAGGCTGGCAGCTGATTCTCCGGCCATTTTCTTGGCTTTTTTACATTTTGATCGCTTTGCGTAGGCTGGCCTATCGTCTGCGCTTATTCAAGTCTCTGAAGTTGTCAGTGCCTGTCATCATTGTCGGTAATATCAACGTAGGTGGCACAGGCAAGACTCCTTTTGTCATCTGGTTGGTGCAACAGTTGCGCCAAAACGGCTGGTATCCTGGCATCATCAGCCGTGGGTATGGCGGTAAGTCGATCCATACCCATCAAGTTACGAAAGACAGCTTGCCGCAGGAGGTGGGTGACGAGCCCGTCTTGTTGGTTCAACGGACCGGCCTACCTTTATATGTGGGTCGTAAACGCACCCGGGCCGCGCGCCACTTGCTAAGGGATTATCCGGAATGCAACCTCATCATTAGCGACGATGGACTGCAGCATTATGCGCTCGAGCGTGACATGGAAATCGTCATCATCGATGGTGAGCGCATTTTCGGCAATGGGCAGCTGCTGCCTGCAGGGCCGCTGAGAGAACCCAGCTCGCGCCTTGAAGATGTCGATGCGGTTGTTTTCAATGGGGGTCCTCCTGCGGCAGGTGGATACCTCATGCAGTTGATCCCGGAAGACTTGCGCAAAGTGAGTGCTCCCCAAGAACGCATGGCACTGAACGAGCTGATCGGGCAGCATGTGCATGCGGTAGCTGGTATTGGCAATCCTCAACGGTTCTTTGGTCAGCTGGAGCAATTGGGGCTGGTCGTTGAGGCGCATCCCTTTCCGGATCATCACGCCTATACTGAAGATGATTTTGAGTTTGCCAAGGATGATATCGTCCTTATGACCGAAAAAGATGCGGTCAAATGCATCGCGTTTGCACGGGAAAATTGGTGGTTCATGCCTATCTCGGCTGAAATAGACCGCGCACTTGCAGAAAAAATACTGGCACGCCTGACACGACTCATGGAAAAGGAAATTTGA
- a CDS encoding ExbD/TolR family protein, with translation MNFQRGKKHEELEVNLVPLIDVLLVIIIFLVVSATFSRVTELQINLPTADAENPKDKPLVINVGIDESGHYVINNKDVSDASVPGIADALRKAVGDGKDPTIIISADAKSSHQSVVNVMEASRQAGYSQITFATQARSGS, from the coding sequence ATGAATTTTCAACGAGGTAAAAAGCACGAAGAGCTGGAAGTGAATCTCGTGCCGCTGATTGATGTGCTGCTGGTCATCATCATCTTTCTGGTGGTGAGTGCCACTTTCTCTCGTGTTACGGAGTTGCAGATTAACCTGCCTACTGCAGATGCAGAAAATCCAAAGGACAAGCCATTGGTCATCAATGTCGGGATTGATGAGTCAGGCCATTATGTCATTAACAACAAGGATGTGTCCGATGCCTCTGTGCCCGGGATTGCTGATGCTTTGAGAAAGGCTGTCGGTGATGGCAAGGATCCAACCATTATCATCAGTGCCGATGCCAAGAGTAGCCACCAATCGGTCGTCAACGTGATGGAAGCCTCACGCCAGGCAGGTTACAGCCAGATCACCTTCGCAACCCAGGCACGTTCTGGTTCTTGA
- a CDS encoding Trm112 family protein, producing the protein MDAKLLEILVCPICKGPLHYKKNEQELICKPCRLAYPIQDGIPVMLEDEARKLPAEEEVE; encoded by the coding sequence ATGGATGCGAAACTGCTTGAAATCCTGGTATGCCCGATTTGCAAAGGGCCTCTACATTACAAAAAAAACGAACAGGAGCTGATCTGCAAGCCTTGCCGATTGGCCTATCCAATTCAAGACGGTATTCCTGTCATGCTGGAGGATGAAGCGCGCAAGCTTCCAGCGGAAGAAGAGGTGGAGTAG